The Litchfieldia alkalitelluris genome has a window encoding:
- a CDS encoding HelD family protein yields MNSTRNILSEEQKQLSKTIKIIEKMIEENKKEDQRKRNDPDLPGNLLTSKRIKEYEAARKELYFGRVDIIENGKIETCYLGEVPIAKDDTEILIYNWKSPIGDAFGGFYGGDGTISYEVEDKMGRYQNTLTVLLKRQMSIKDDKVIDYSDVLSDQALKSSKAKKIDTKSQLKTIDEDAQYADQFLANLLKETSQVHGIKKVIATIRKEQNDVIRLGINEPILIQGVAGSGKSTIALNRISFLLYRYNQSLKTDNILILAPNKMFLSYIEGVLPGLDISKIQQKTFLSLVKELIPSLGKIVEPFETLASIVNGNLSLLDIEPVTKFKGSIQFKESIDKYFSFLEDNSHLSIKELTIFDPFIQKDYTFSTEKITQEFKNYAYLPYEARRRQVYTVIENWKNATLQQCIRRLEEELTNAEEIWVKTLPSDSEIRKQTYLALEKASKYKIDTIKKEFNDSWKNYKAEKTLNTSSKINKTILEPELLQSIDPNIKAETLDLLAKNKKQKVQYEDLAALVYIETLLNGPSKSFDYIVIDEAQDLSPFQILVLKQLSKSMTILGDETQSIYYFMGIENWGEITNTVYKNEEIHKANLAVSYRSTFEVMETANQIITNGNLPYQKVIPFNRHGDNIVCRPIEDEENLLWNMTQSIKEFLGKGYKRIAIIHKDAGRSEVLFKALQNHDLTSIQLVLSPDDPIKESIVIIPSYLVKGLEFDAVIIPNANEDNYRLTDLDAKLLYVSVTRPHHALHIYYYKKITPLLKTLIPEAKKEKKEKLGIL; encoded by the coding sequence ATGAATTCTACAAGAAATATATTGAGTGAAGAGCAAAAGCAATTAAGTAAAACAATCAAGATAATTGAAAAGATGATTGAAGAAAATAAAAAAGAAGATCAACGAAAGAGAAATGACCCAGACCTTCCGGGTAATTTACTAACTAGTAAACGAATAAAAGAGTATGAAGCTGCAAGAAAAGAATTATATTTTGGTAGAGTAGATATTATTGAAAATGGGAAGATTGAGACGTGTTATTTAGGTGAAGTACCAATAGCAAAAGACGATACTGAGATCCTTATTTATAACTGGAAATCACCAATAGGTGATGCATTTGGTGGTTTTTACGGTGGAGATGGGACAATTTCTTATGAAGTTGAAGATAAAATGGGTAGATACCAAAATACTCTTACCGTTTTATTAAAGCGTCAAATGTCCATTAAAGATGATAAAGTAATCGATTACAGTGATGTGTTGAGTGATCAAGCCCTTAAAAGTTCGAAAGCTAAAAAGATAGATACTAAGAGTCAGTTAAAAACAATAGATGAAGATGCTCAATATGCAGATCAGTTTTTAGCTAATCTATTAAAAGAAACAAGTCAGGTTCATGGAATCAAAAAAGTAATTGCTACGATTCGTAAAGAACAAAATGATGTAATTCGGTTGGGAATCAATGAACCGATTCTTATCCAGGGGGTTGCCGGAAGCGGAAAATCTACGATTGCATTAAACCGTATTTCGTTTCTTTTATATAGGTATAATCAATCACTAAAAACAGACAATATCTTAATATTAGCACCTAATAAAATGTTTCTTTCATATATCGAAGGAGTATTACCAGGGCTCGATATCTCAAAAATCCAACAAAAAACGTTCTTGTCACTGGTGAAAGAACTGATTCCATCTCTTGGAAAAATAGTTGAACCATTTGAAACACTGGCTTCTATTGTAAACGGGAATCTCAGTTTGTTAGATATCGAACCGGTGACAAAATTCAAAGGATCCATTCAATTCAAAGAATCGATTGATAAGTACTTTTCATTTTTAGAAGATAATAGTCACTTATCGATTAAAGAATTGACAATCTTTGATCCGTTCATTCAAAAAGATTATACATTTTCAACGGAAAAAATTACACAAGAGTTTAAGAATTATGCTTATTTACCATATGAAGCAAGAAGAAGACAGGTTTATACTGTCATTGAAAATTGGAAAAACGCTACCTTACAACAGTGCATAAGGAGATTGGAAGAGGAACTAACTAACGCAGAAGAAATATGGGTAAAAACACTTCCGAGTGATAGTGAAATTCGTAAACAAACGTACCTTGCTCTTGAAAAAGCTAGCAAGTATAAAATTGATACGATTAAAAAAGAGTTTAATGACAGCTGGAAGAATTATAAAGCTGAAAAAACGTTAAACACGTCAAGTAAAATAAATAAAACGATATTAGAGCCCGAATTACTTCAAAGTATTGATCCCAACATAAAAGCCGAAACACTTGATCTGTTGGCAAAGAACAAAAAGCAAAAAGTACAATATGAAGACTTGGCAGCTCTTGTTTATATTGAAACACTACTCAATGGTCCTTCGAAGTCATTTGATTATATTGTCATTGATGAGGCACAAGATTTAAGTCCGTTCCAAATCTTAGTTTTAAAACAACTATCTAAATCCATGACCATTCTAGGAGATGAAACACAGAGTATCTATTACTTTATGGGGATTGAAAATTGGGGAGAGATTACGAACACCGTTTATAAAAATGAAGAGATTCATAAAGCGAACTTAGCAGTAAGTTATCGCTCGACCTTTGAAGTTATGGAAACTGCTAATCAAATAATTACGAATGGCAACCTGCCTTATCAAAAGGTTATTCCATTTAATCGCCATGGGGACAATATCGTTTGTCGCCCGATTGAAGATGAAGAAAATTTGTTATGGAATATGACTCAATCTATTAAAGAATTTTTAGGAAAAGGGTACAAAAGAATAGCTATCATTCATAAGGATGCAGGTCGAAGTGAAGTGTTATTTAAGGCATTACAAAATCATGATCTAACATCTATACAGCTAGTTTTAAGTCCTGATGACCCAATTAAGGAATCAATTGTTATTATTCCTTCATATCTTGTTAAAGGTCTAGAATTTGATGCTGTAATCATACCGAATGCAAATGAAGATAATTATAGACTTACAGATTTAGATGCTAAACTTTTATACGTTTCAGTCACAAGGCCACACCATGCATTGCATATTTATTATTATAAAAAAATCACCCCACTTCTCAAAACGTTAATACCTGAAGCGAAGAAAGAGAAAAAAGAAAAGTTAGGGATATTGTAA